The proteins below are encoded in one region of Carassius auratus strain Wakin linkage group LG44F, ASM336829v1, whole genome shotgun sequence:
- the LOC113068219 gene encoding uncharacterized protein LOC113068219 — translation MSKEWTACLKKQLKKSFYSNAIIGFLMVGLEKLVEMDFACPCDPNWNRLFSAAYFVVPALFSSALMFYIHSPQCKTQSLLSTLTCIIPAGVWVMLLFFDGQYYACAKTSWEGLTVKTDISASTTWCQPLNKSNNITEKQMAFFSFRNISQSVALGLMLVISVALYIFGCIRCRHQSAATKEPEAEQVEMEDLGKSSAAPPEGSALMEEERSASSEQL, via the exons ATGAGCAAGGAATGGACAGCATGCTTGAAAAAGCAGCTTAAGAAGAGTTTTTATTCAAATGCAATTATTGGCTTTTTAATGGTGGGACTTGAGAAGCTTGTGGAGATGGACTTTGCATGTCCTTGTGATCCGAACTGGAACAGGCTGTTTTCTGCAGCGTATTTTGTGGTTCCTGCTCTGTTCTCCAGTGCACTCATGTTTTATATTCATAGCCCACAATGCAAAACACAGTCTCTGCTCTCCACTTTAACCTGCATCATTCCAGCTGGTGTTTGGGTCATGCTGCTGTTCTTTGATGGACAGTACTACGCCTGTGCCAAAACCTCCTGGGAAGGACTGACGGTTAAGACGGATATATCTGCTTCAACAACATGGTGTCAGCCTTTAAACAAATCCAACAACATCACTGAAAAGCAAATGGCATTTTTTAGCTTTCGAAATATTTCTCAG TCTGTGGCACTGGGCTTGATGCTTGTGATCTCTGTGGCACTATATATATTTGGATGTATAAGGTGTCGCCACCAATCTGCAGCAACCAAAGAACCTGAAGCTGAACAAGTGGAAATGGAGGATCTTGGTAAAAGTTCTGCTGCCCCTCCTGAAGGATCTGCATTAATGGAGGAGGAACGCAGTGCGTCTTCTGAACAGCTGTAA